A genomic segment from Nocardiopsis sp. Huas11 encodes:
- the helR gene encoding RNA polymerase recycling motor ATPase HelR: MSRTDDGGNVVKPQASTAFALPEHLSAKADPTLVADDERHFAAIRESLDRSIADLSDRLDAMRRAPRGNHRENLDRDTEVHRLSARLRALRRFGLDLCLGHIVPADGTGPVYIGRFGLTDDKGRRLLLDWRSPAAEPFFAATHAEPMGLASRRRYRWTRGRIGDYWDEVFTEEGFGGHAALDDQSAFIAGLGAHRSDRMRDVLGTIQADQNAIIRAGSAGALVVDGGPGTGKTVVALHRTAHLLYSDPRLGHRRGGVLFVGPHHPYLAYVADVLPSLGEEGVRTCTPRDLVPEGATAEAETDPEVARLKSSARLVRAIEPAVGFYERPPTQATTVSTDWADLRLTAADWAEAFAAVDPVVPHNEAREVILAELVEIATDRIDDEDVTPDMVRAALSRDAELIRTLHRAWPLLEPTDIVGDLWSVPAYLRMCAPWLDPEEIRALRRPQERAQEWTVADLPFLDAARQRLGDPKASELKRRHDASAAAERERMAGVIDDLLHADDDGEGVVTMLHGQDLRDSLVDEAALPGAESDPLAGTFAHIVVDEAQELTDAEWQMLLLRCPSRSFTIVGDRAQARHGFTESWRERLARVGFDRVEVASLSINYRTPSEVMAQAEPVIRAVLPDANVPTSIRDGGVPVVHGSVADRDPVLETWLAENAEGTACVIGDPVFRPTPRVRSLTPELAKGLEFDLVVLVDPRDFGEGVEGAVDRYVAMTRTTRQLVVLTSS; this comes from the coding sequence GTGAGCAGAACCGATGACGGGGGAAACGTCGTGAAACCGCAGGCCAGTACCGCGTTCGCCCTCCCAGAGCACCTGTCGGCCAAGGCCGACCCCACGCTCGTCGCCGACGACGAGCGCCACTTCGCGGCCATCCGGGAGAGCCTGGACCGGTCCATCGCCGACCTGTCCGACCGCCTCGACGCCATGCGCCGTGCGCCCCGGGGCAACCACCGGGAGAACCTGGACCGGGACACCGAGGTCCACCGCCTGTCCGCCCGACTGCGCGCCCTGCGCCGCTTCGGCCTGGACCTGTGCCTCGGGCACATCGTTCCCGCCGACGGAACCGGGCCGGTCTACATCGGCCGGTTCGGCCTGACCGACGACAAGGGGCGGCGCCTGTTGCTCGACTGGCGCTCGCCCGCCGCCGAGCCGTTCTTCGCCGCCACCCACGCCGAGCCCATGGGCCTGGCGAGCCGCCGCAGGTACCGCTGGACCCGCGGCCGGATCGGCGACTACTGGGACGAGGTGTTCACCGAGGAGGGGTTCGGGGGGCACGCCGCGCTCGACGACCAGTCCGCGTTCATCGCCGGCCTGGGCGCCCACCGGTCGGACCGCATGCGCGACGTGCTCGGCACCATCCAGGCCGACCAGAACGCCATCATCCGCGCGGGTTCGGCCGGAGCCCTGGTCGTCGACGGAGGCCCGGGCACGGGCAAGACCGTCGTGGCGCTGCACCGTACCGCCCACCTGCTCTACTCCGACCCGCGCCTCGGGCACCGGCGGGGCGGTGTGCTGTTCGTCGGTCCGCACCACCCGTACCTGGCCTACGTCGCCGATGTCCTGCCCAGCCTGGGCGAGGAGGGCGTGCGGACCTGCACCCCGCGCGACCTCGTCCCCGAGGGGGCCACGGCGGAAGCGGAGACCGATCCGGAGGTCGCCCGCCTGAAGTCGTCCGCGCGGCTGGTGCGGGCGATCGAGCCGGCCGTCGGGTTCTACGAGCGCCCGCCCACCCAGGCGACGACGGTCTCGACGGACTGGGCCGACCTCCGGCTGACCGCCGCCGACTGGGCCGAGGCCTTCGCCGCGGTGGACCCGGTGGTCCCGCACAACGAGGCGCGCGAGGTGATCCTGGCGGAACTGGTCGAGATCGCGACCGACAGGATCGACGACGAGGACGTCACGCCCGACATGGTCCGGGCGGCGCTGTCGCGGGACGCGGAGCTCATCCGGACACTGCACCGCGCGTGGCCGCTGCTCGAACCCACCGACATCGTCGGCGACCTGTGGTCGGTGCCCGCCTACCTGCGCATGTGCGCCCCCTGGCTCGACCCCGAGGAGATCCGCGCGCTGCGGCGCCCGCAGGAGCGGGCCCAGGAGTGGACGGTCGCGGACCTGCCGTTCCTGGACGCGGCACGGCAGCGGCTCGGCGACCCGAAGGCGTCCGAGCTCAAGCGCCGCCACGACGCCTCGGCCGCCGCCGAACGCGAGCGCATGGCCGGGGTCATCGACGACCTGTTGCACGCCGACGACGACGGCGAGGGGGTGGTGACGATGCTGCACGGGCAGGACCTGCGCGACAGCCTGGTCGACGAGGCGGCACTGCCCGGCGCCGAGTCGGACCCGCTCGCCGGCACGTTCGCGCACATCGTCGTGGACGAGGCCCAGGAACTGACCGACGCGGAGTGGCAGATGCTGCTGCTGCGCTGCCCGTCCCGGAGCTTCACCATCGTCGGCGACCGCGCCCAGGCCCGGCACGGGTTCACCGAGTCGTGGCGGGAGCGGCTCGCGCGGGTCGGGTTCGACCGGGTCGAGGTGGCCTCGCTGAGCATCAACTACCGCACGCCCTCGGAGGTCATGGCGCAGGCCGAGCCGGTCATCCGGGCCGTGCTCCCCGACGCCAACGTGCCGACCTCCATCCGCGACGGCGGCGTCCCCGTCGTGCACGGGTCGGTGGCGGACCGGGACCCGGTGCTGGAGACCTGGCTGGCGGAGAACGCGGAGGGGACCGCCTGCGTCATCGGCGATCCCGTCTTCCGCCCGACGCCGCGGGTCCGGTCGCTGACGCCGGAACTGGCGAAGGGACTGGAGTTCGACCTCGTCGTCCTGGTCGATCCGCGGGACTTCGGCGAGGGCGTCGAGGGGGCGGTCGACCGCTACGTCGCGATGACCCGGACGACCCGGCAGCTCGTGGTCCTCACGAGTTCCTGA